In Oryzias latipes chromosome 15, ASM223467v1, the following proteins share a genomic window:
- the LOC101157152 gene encoding membrane-associated guanylate kinase, WW and PDZ domain-containing protein 3, whose protein sequence is MDTSFNPHAWKELTNGGGHPHLKNGGQNGGSHSTMRYMVKKQNRRTRRSSSPMGRVILINAPADGGDDSEDIHTVTVDKSPDGRLGFSVRGGSEHGLGIFVSKVDDDSSAAQAGLTVGDKLVEVNGVSLESITMSSAVKVLTGNNRLRMVLRRVGKIPGIRYSKEKTTWVDLIHRRMVVEEGSGAPSEASSDCALRRIVHLFTTSDDYCLGFNIRGGKEFGLGIYVSKLDPGGLAEQHGIKMGDQILAANGVSFDDITHSNAVEVLKSHTHVMLTIREVGRYPAYKEMVAEYGWLDKLANDGHPPSSHGSDSNSSVSSLSSSTPLSSLSGLSQVLFPPIFHNEMVDVAISTEDRTQCPSSSEQTTDTAIQTDLQVPNSLDPPSPNKSFSDRPGTADTSRTVGETLLLKDTVIRGKGEGPMEVGGAREGGRHRGRSLSTGDREDEKRSPKTEALMALSKPRKPIRRSQSHIMLSEDRNNKKKKQQKEKVPSEGKTKLQRSKTFVNLLFKKDPKEKKSQNQHTGKDKERSRPFQLFTSPRESRAGSPLLRPETVQHVEDMAKKLLSPDEVAAVMRHCQRFLSDNVIEDLVRPLLAILDRPEKLLLLREIRMLIPTTELCHFDNVVMPFELEAYEILKNRSMRSPALRSPHRGTPRRHLITPVPDNRGGFQLHPVQNSPQERLLIEEFDRLRLASQQSGHLPPSRAFTPLLDVPVDSFASNISRSRSPSPSHSFLLPESPFSTQHGRHHLPSPNRGETGAQRYDAVSQLPASDREDTALERGRSPVRNGRGRARREESPDSIDVRRSRQVGYTEVSVRVPSQHRERTLLADVFDPQRQKSLSRGTWSAQEMNGHFDNGHTVKTKQALPVEDYEITTVTISKAKPSLGISISGGIESKIQPMIKIEKIFPGGAASTNEALKAGDELLSVDGKSLQGVTHLHAVDLIRRAFSNKAKDPMVFVVKVPQITNQTPPVHLLKDK, encoded by the exons ATGGATACCTCATTTAATCCTCATGCCTGGAAGGAGTTGACAAATGGAGGGGGGCACCCCCATTTAAAAAATGGAGGACAGAATGGGGGCTCCCACAGCACAATGCGCTACATGGTGAAGAAACAGAATCGCCGCACACGCAGATCATCTTCACCTATGGGGCGGGTCATCCTCATCAATGCCCCTGCAGATG GAGGAGACGACAGTGAAGACATTCACACTGTTACCGTAGACAAGAGCCCAGATGGGCGACTGGGTTTCAGTGTCCGAGGTGGTTCTGAACACGGCCTGGGCATATTTGTGAGCAAAGTGGATGATGACAGTTCTGCAG CTCAGGCTGGACTGACTGTTGGCGATAAGCTTGTGGAGGTGAATGGGGTCAGCCTAGAGAGCATCACCATGAGCAGCGCTGTGAAGGTCCTGACAGGCAATAACAGGCTGAGGATGGTGTTGAGACGCGTGGGTAAGATCCCCGGCATCCGCTACTCCAAGGAGAAGACCACATG GGTAGACCTGATTCATCGGCGTATGGTGGTTGAGGAGGGTAGTGGTGCTCCATCTGAGGCCAGCTCCGACTGCGCTCTTCGCAGGATTGTACACCTCTTCACCACATCAGACGACTACTGTCTGGGATTCAACATCAGAGGTGGCAAAGAGTTTGGCCTGGGAATCTATGTTTCCAA GCTGGACCCAGGAGGTCTCGCAGAGCAGCACGGCATCAAAATGGGCGATCAAATCCTTGCAGCCAATGGGGTGAGCTTCGATGACATCACCCACAGCAATGCAGTGGAGGTCCTGAAGAGCCACACTCATGTCATGTTGACCATCAGG GAAGTTGGGAGATACCCCGCATACAAGGAGATGGTGGCTGAGTATGGCTGGCTCGACAAAT TAGCCAACGATGGCCATCCACCATCCTCACACGGTTCAGATTCCAACTCCTCTGTGTCTTCACTGTCATCCAGCACCCCTCTCAGCTCCCTCAGTGGTCTCTCCCAGGTTCTTTTTCCTCCAATCTTTCACAATGAGATGGTAGATGTCGCCATCTCCACAGAAGACCGCACCCAGTGTCCAAGCAGCTCTGAGCAAACAACTGACACGGCCATACAGACTGACCTCCAAGTTCCAAACTCCCTGGACCCCCCGTCTCCAAACAAATCCTTCTCTGACAGGCCTGGCACTGCAGACACCAGTCGAACTGTGGGTGAAACACTGCTGCTAAAGGACACTGTCATACGGGGGAAAGGGGAGGGGCCAATGGAAGTGGGAGGAGCCAGGGAAGGAGGACGACACAGGGGGAGGTCATTGTCCACTGGGGACCGGGAGGATGAGAAACGCTCACCAAAGACAGAGGCACTGATGGCCCTGAGCAAACCACGAAAGCCAATCAGACGTTCCCAGAGCCACATCATGTTGTCAG AGGAcagaaataataagaaaaagaagcaacagAAGGAAAAGGTGCCATCAGAGGGTAAGACCAAGCTGCAACGCTCCAAAACCTTCGTAAACCTGCTGTTCAAGAAAGACCCCAAAGAGAAGAAATCGCAGAATCAGCATACTGGTAAAG ATAAAGAGCGAAGTCGTCCATTCCAGCTCTTCACCTCCCCGAGAGAATCACGTGCCGGCAGCCCACTGCTTCGGCCTGAGACCGTGCAGCACGTGGAGGACATGGCCAAGAAACTGCTCAGCCCAGATGAGGTAGCAGCTGTGATGAGACATTGTCAGCGT tttttgtctgaCAATGTGATTGAGGATTTGGTGCGTCCCCTTCTGGCAATTTTGGACAGACCAGAGAAGCTGCTGCTTCTCAGAGAAATAAG AATGCTGATCCCAACAACTGAGCTGTGCCATTTTGACAACGTGGTGATGCCTTTTGAACTAGAGGCATATGAAATCCTCAAGAATCGCTCTA tGCGTTCTCCAGCTCTGCGCTCTCCTCACAGGGGAACTCCTCGACGACACCTCATCACACCTGTTCCAG ACAACAGAGGTGGGTTTCAACTTCATCCGGTCCAAAACAGCCCTCAGGAGCGTCTGCTAATAGAGGAGTTTGACAGACTTCGTCTGGCCAGTCAACAGTCAGGCCACCTGCCGCCGTCCCGTGCCTTCACCCCACTGTTAGACGTACCTGTGGACAGCTTTGCATCCAACATTTCACGCTCCCGTTCCCCCTCACCCAGTCACAGCTTCCTCCTTCCCGAATCACCATTCAGCACCCAACACGGGCGCCACCATCTGCCCTCTCCAAACAGAGGGGAGACTGGGGCGCAAAGGTACGATGCCGTCTCCCAGCTGCCTGCATCTGACCGAGAAGATACTGCTCTTGAGCGGGGAAGGTCACCTGTGAGGAACGGCCGTGGAAGAGCGAGGAGAGAGGAGAGTCCTGACAGCATAGATGTCAGGCGAAGCAGACAGGTGGGATACACTGAAGTAAGTGTGCGGGTCCCATCACAGCACAGAGAGAGAACCCTTCTGGCTGACGTATTTGACCCCCAAAGACAGAAGAGCCTCAGCAGGGGCACATGGAGTGCACAGGAGATGAATGGCCATTTTGACAATGGTCACacagtcaaaacaaaacaagctctGCCAGTGGAGGACTATGAAATCACAACTGTCACCATCTCAAAGGCCAAGCCATCACTGg GGATTAGCATATCTGGAGGGATCGAATCAAAGATTCAGCCGATGATTAAAATTGAGAAGATATTCCCAGGAGGAGCTGCATCTACCAATGAGGCTCTGAAA
- the LOC101157390 gene encoding sideroflexin-1 translates to MSSDLSLNINIKEPRWDQGTFMGRAQHFFMVTDPRNVLLSSETLEEARVIVENYRAGVVKPGLTEDELWRAKYVYDSAFHPDTGEKMFVIGRMSAQVPMNMTITGCMLTFYRTTPAVVFWQWVNQSFNAVVNYTNRSGDAPLTLNQLGAAYVSATSGAVVTALGLKSLAKRLPPIVSRFVPFAAVAAANCINIPFMRQRELKYGIPVMDENGNRLGESANAAKQAIAQVVVSRIGMAVPAMAIPPVIMNALEKRAFLKRFPILNAPVQVGLVGLCLVFATPLCCALFPQKSSMSVSGLEADLQEQIRQTSPQTTTVYFNKGL, encoded by the exons ATGTCTTCAGATTTGTCCCTCAACATAAACATCAAGGAACCAAGATGGGACCAAGGCACATTCATGGGGCGTGCCCAGCACTTCTTCATGGTCACCGACCCCAGAAATGTTCTGCTGTCCTCTGAAACTCTGGAAGAGGCTCGAGTGATCGTAGAGAACTACAG agctggTGTTGTGAAGCCTGGCTTGACAGAGGATGAGCTCTGGAGAGCCAAATATGTTTATGACTCTGCCTTTCATCCAGACACTGGAGAGAAGATGTTTGTGATTGGCCGCATGTCTGCTCAGGTGCCAATGAACATGACCATCACAGGCTGCATGCTTACCTTCTACAG gacGACTCCAGCGGTTGTTTTCTGGCAGTGGGTTAACCAGTCCTTTAATGCTGTTGTTAATTACACCAACCGCAGTGGAGATGCCCCCTTGACGCTGAA TCAACTGGGGGCAGCCTATGTCAGTGCTACTTCTGGAGCTGTAGTCACCGCCCTGGGACTGAAGTCTCTGGCCAAG CGCCTACCTCCAATTGTTAGTAGGTTTGTCCCTTTTGCCGCTGTTGCTGCTGCAAACTGCATCAATATTCCCTTCATGAGACAGAG GGAGTTAAAGTACGGGATCCCTGTGATGGATGAAAATGGCAACAGGTTAGGGGAGTCTGCCAATGCTGCCAAACAAGCCATCGCGCAGGTGGTGGTGTCGAGGATCGGCATGGCAGTCCCCGCTATGG ccatCCCACCTGTTATCATGAATGCCCTGGAGAAAAGAGCCTTTCTGAAG CGATTTCCGATTCTAAACGCTCCTGTCCAGGTGGGCCTCGTCGGTTTGTG CCTGGTGTTTGCAACTCCGCTTTGCTGCGCCCTGTTTCCTCAAAAGAG CTCCATGAGCGTGAGCGGGCTGGAGGCAGATCTGCAGGAACAGATACGACAGACGAGTCCTCAAACCACGACTGTCTACTTCAACAAGGGCCTGTAG